The following proteins come from a genomic window of Geomonas sp. RF6:
- the ric gene encoding iron-sulfur cluster repair di-iron protein translates to MEKTASIDITKTTIGEVVAEDFRTAQVFQKYGIDFCCGGKITLAETCRERDINPDTLLQEISQTKAEQLDRSQDYGAWPLPFLADYIINTHHAYLNENLEQISAYAQKIATVHGERHPELGEIARIFERIATDMAAHLREEEDVLFPAVRRIAEARKAGKDAEQRDLEVIRESLSKLDKEHQEIGDAVHTIRHLASDYTIPADACNTFMVTFQKLKEFEDDLHKHVHLENNILFPKAAGL, encoded by the coding sequence ATGGAAAAGACAGCATCTATCGACATCACCAAAACAACGATCGGCGAAGTCGTAGCGGAAGACTTCCGCACTGCGCAGGTATTCCAGAAGTACGGCATCGACTTCTGCTGCGGCGGGAAGATTACCCTTGCCGAAACCTGCCGCGAGAGGGACATAAATCCCGATACACTCTTGCAGGAGATCTCCCAGACGAAGGCCGAGCAGCTGGACCGCTCCCAGGACTACGGCGCGTGGCCGCTGCCCTTTCTCGCCGACTACATCATCAACACGCACCACGCCTATCTCAACGAGAACCTGGAGCAGATCTCGGCTTACGCGCAAAAGATCGCTACCGTCCACGGGGAGCGGCATCCGGAGCTGGGAGAGATAGCGCGAATCTTCGAGAGGATCGCGACAGACATGGCGGCGCACCTGCGTGAGGAGGAGGATGTCCTTTTCCCGGCGGTAAGAAGGATCGCCGAAGCGAGGAAGGCAGGGAAGGATGCGGAGCAGAGGGACCTGGAGGTGATCAGGGAGAGTCTCTCAAAGCTCGACAAGGAGCATCAGGAGATCGGCGACGCCGTCCACACCATCCGGCACCTGGCAAGCGACTACACCATCCCGGCTGACGCCTGCAACACCTTCATGGTCACCTTTCAGAAGCTGAAGGAGTTTGAGGACGACCTGCACAAGCACGTGCACCTGGAGAACAACATCCTCTTTCCGAAGGCGGCGGGGCTGTAG
- a CDS encoding DUF1858 domain-containing protein, with protein sequence MNLNGNTKLADLLEKHPFLLDYLVHRAPAFKKLENPVLRKTVGKVATLSQVAAKAGIAEEVLVEEIAGKIAAQAA encoded by the coding sequence ATGAACCTGAACGGCAACACGAAACTCGCGGATCTCCTGGAAAAGCACCCGTTTCTTCTCGACTATCTCGTGCACCGCGCGCCGGCCTTCAAAAAACTGGAGAACCCGGTGCTGAGAAAGACGGTAGGGAAAGTGGCGACGCTGTCGCAAGTCGCTGCCAAGGCGGGGATAGCGGAAGAGGTCCTGGTGGAGGAGATAGCAGGAAAGATCGCGGCACAGGCGGCATAA
- a CDS encoding OmpP1/FadL family transporter, with translation MNHNIGKWKWGVMAVVTASWIAGGSSAAHGSGFALLEQSAKELGSAYAGGAAAAEDASTIYFNPAGLVLIPGGQLVGAAHGIFPVAHFRNDNSRHVTGAPLTGDNDDGGQMVPVAALFYSRQVSDRLHLGIGLYSPFGLSTNYDPSWVGRYHAVKSELVTLNINPAIAYRVNDHLSLGAGVDVQYAKAKLSSAIDFGTIFGAAGLPGYTPQGNDGMVTMKGDSWGVGFNLGMLYQFTPGTRVGITYRSRIDHTLKGSADFSGTPSVNPSGRFVASGVKADVTLPDSASFSVWHNITKDFAVTTDFTWTDWSTFDELRIRFDNPSERDAVTTTSWHNTWRYSLGLIYAPGPWTVRAGTAYDQTPVPSAQYRTPRIPDNDRFWASFGFGYKFGDDLAVDVGYTHIFVNDPRISKPLDEENRLRGALNGSYTARVDLVGLQLAWNFR, from the coding sequence ATGAACCACAACATCGGCAAGTGGAAATGGGGCGTAATGGCTGTGGTTACCGCATCGTGGATAGCGGGAGGGAGCTCTGCCGCTCATGGCTCCGGATTCGCCCTTCTGGAACAGAGCGCGAAAGAGCTTGGATCTGCGTATGCAGGTGGCGCCGCAGCCGCGGAGGATGCCAGCACCATCTACTTCAATCCCGCAGGGCTTGTGCTCATACCGGGAGGGCAACTTGTCGGTGCGGCCCACGGCATCTTTCCGGTGGCGCACTTCAGGAACGACAACTCCCGCCATGTCACGGGGGCCCCCCTTACCGGCGACAACGACGACGGCGGCCAGATGGTCCCGGTTGCGGCGCTCTTTTATTCCCGCCAGGTAAGTGACCGGCTCCACCTCGGTATCGGGCTCTATTCCCCCTTTGGCTTGAGCACGAACTATGATCCCTCCTGGGTAGGGCGCTACCACGCGGTGAAGTCGGAGCTGGTGACCTTGAACATCAACCCCGCCATCGCGTACAGGGTGAATGACCACCTGAGCCTGGGGGCGGGGGTGGACGTCCAGTACGCAAAGGCAAAGCTATCGAGCGCCATCGATTTCGGCACCATCTTCGGCGCCGCCGGATTGCCGGGGTACACGCCGCAGGGGAACGACGGCATGGTGACCATGAAGGGGGACAGCTGGGGGGTCGGTTTCAACCTCGGGATGCTGTACCAGTTCACCCCCGGGACCCGGGTTGGTATAACGTACCGTTCCCGCATCGATCACACGCTGAAGGGATCGGCCGATTTTTCCGGCACACCCTCAGTAAATCCGAGCGGCAGGTTCGTCGCTTCGGGTGTAAAGGCCGACGTGACCCTTCCGGACAGCGCTTCCTTCAGCGTGTGGCACAACATCACGAAAGACTTCGCCGTCACGACCGATTTCACCTGGACCGACTGGTCCACCTTCGACGAGCTCCGCATCCGCTTTGACAACCCCAGCGAGAGAGATGCGGTGACCACCACGAGCTGGCACAACACCTGGCGCTACTCACTCGGCCTGATCTACGCGCCAGGCCCCTGGACCGTGCGAGCCGGCACTGCCTACGACCAGACACCGGTGCCGTCGGCGCAATACCGCACACCGCGCATCCCAGATAACGACCGGTTCTGGGCCTCCTTCGGCTTCGGATACAAATTCGGCGACGACCTCGCCGTCGACGTCGGATACACCCACATCTTCGTAAATGATCCCCGTATCTCGAAGCCGCTCGACGAGGAGAACCGCCTGCGAGGTGCCCTGAACGGCTCTTACACCGCGCGCGTGGACCTCGTCGGTCTCCAGCTGGCCTGGAACTTCCGTTAG
- a CDS encoding Hsp20/alpha crystallin family protein, giving the protein MADTSLTESSEGKTMQAREEMRSAERYLKPAVNIVETEEGLMLTADVPGATKEGLEVHVEKGILTISARISHTLPGTAVYREFELATYYRQFAIPETLDNTKARAELINGILTLRIPKMEAAKPRRIEIQVS; this is encoded by the coding sequence ATGGCAGACACCAGCTTGACTGAAAGCAGTGAAGGGAAAACCATGCAGGCTCGCGAAGAGATGAGATCGGCAGAAAGGTATCTCAAGCCTGCAGTCAACATAGTAGAAACCGAAGAAGGTCTCATGCTTACGGCGGATGTTCCGGGTGCCACGAAGGAAGGGCTGGAGGTCCATGTGGAGAAGGGGATCCTCACCATCAGCGCACGCATCTCGCACACCCTTCCCGGGACCGCGGTGTATCGTGAGTTCGAACTCGCGACCTACTACCGGCAGTTCGCGATCCCCGAGACGCTGGACAACACGAAGGCACGTGCGGAGCTCATCAACGGCATCCTCACCCTGCGCATCCCGAAGATGGAGGCGGCAAAGCCGCGCAGGATCGAAATCCAGGTTTCCTGA
- a CDS encoding flavin reductase family protein, translated as MKKSLGPKTHLFPTPVLMVGTYDRDGRPNLMNAAWGGICCSEPPCVAVSLRKATYSYDCIMERKAFTVGIPTQKQLVIADYIGIASGRDSDKFAVAGLTAVRSELVDAPYAAEFPVVLECRLVHSFELGLHTQFVGEIMDVKVDEGALAEDGKPDIVKIAPLVFDTGHRGYHGIGPFLGKAFAAGRDLPERK; from the coding sequence ATGAAGAAGTCGCTCGGCCCCAAGACCCACCTTTTTCCGACCCCCGTGCTCATGGTGGGGACGTACGACCGCGACGGGCGTCCGAACCTCATGAATGCGGCGTGGGGCGGCATCTGCTGTTCCGAGCCCCCGTGCGTCGCGGTTTCGCTGCGCAAGGCTACCTACTCCTACGATTGCATCATGGAGCGGAAGGCGTTCACTGTGGGGATCCCGACACAGAAGCAGCTCGTGATCGCCGACTACATCGGCATCGCCTCCGGGCGCGACTCCGACAAATTTGCCGTCGCGGGGCTGACCGCGGTACGCAGCGAGCTGGTAGATGCGCCGTACGCCGCCGAGTTTCCCGTCGTCCTGGAGTGCCGGCTGGTGCACAGCTTCGAGCTCGGGCTGCACACCCAGTTTGTCGGGGAGATCATGGACGTGAAGGTGGACGAGGGGGCACTTGCCGAAGACGGCAAGCCGGACATCGTAAAGATCGCGCCGCTGGTATTCGATACCGGGCATCGAGGCTACCACGGGATCGGGCCGTTCCTCGGCAAGGCCTTCGCCGCTGGACGGGATCTGCCGGAGCGGAAGTAG
- a CDS encoding VOC family protein has product MFKKIDHIELIPEDFDRALTFYTDILGFRVRERAVVDAAPLQEIAYIELGGAVVELMRVQQPSASLDDPWSCGYRAIALEVENMEQALAYLSERGVAVTWGPVDLGKSKRAEIKDSEGNIIELRQW; this is encoded by the coding sequence ATGTTCAAAAAGATCGACCATATCGAGCTCATCCCCGAGGATTTCGACAGGGCCCTCACCTTTTACACGGACATCCTGGGGTTCCGGGTGCGGGAGCGCGCCGTGGTGGACGCTGCGCCGCTGCAGGAGATCGCCTATATCGAGCTCGGCGGCGCGGTAGTCGAGCTCATGCGCGTGCAGCAGCCGTCCGCGAGCCTCGACGATCCGTGGAGCTGCGGCTACCGCGCCATCGCGCTCGAGGTGGAGAATATGGAGCAGGCCCTGGCTTACCTGTCGGAACGCGGCGTGGCGGTGACCTGGGGACCGGTGGATCTTGGAAAGTCGAAGCGGGCGGAGATCAAGGATTCGGAAGGAAACATCATAGAGCTGAGGCAGTGGTAG
- a CDS encoding chaperone modulator CbpM, translating into MPRTQYEVIIRTRNELASLPGIPLQELCRLCECQMPIMRRLVDTGLLEPISTRGEPLYATHCVIRARKALRLKRDLGLNFDALALVMELLDRIEDLERRLR; encoded by the coding sequence ATGCCAAGGACACAGTATGAAGTGATCATCCGCACGAGAAACGAGCTCGCCTCCCTTCCCGGGATCCCCCTTCAGGAGCTGTGCAGGCTTTGCGAGTGTCAAATGCCGATCATGCGGCGACTGGTGGACACCGGACTTCTGGAACCGATCTCCACGAGGGGGGAGCCGCTCTATGCCACGCACTGCGTAATACGCGCCCGAAAGGCGCTGCGGCTGAAACGCGACCTCGGACTCAACTTCGATGCACTCGCTCTGGTGATGGAGTTACTGGACAGGATAGAGGATCTGGAGCGCAGGCTCCGGTAG
- a CDS encoding MFS transporter — MTSSSAGGAEEQRPGKLLLIACIISFVCFFGSYMRIPVVPLFAASLGADSVQVGFINAAFMLMAGVLSIPSGIVSDRLGRRVPLLGGMLLLSASSFLLHWCRSPLEMGVVYLLFGVGLSAFSPTLMSYVADVTPQHLLGQAYGWYTMAVYGGMTVGPAAGGFLGKVLGLPQVFPVAGTLILFMFFVAAFFLPAPPQHAAAERQRLLPALSALRKNRPFLACQVATLGTCFGFGMFVTFMPLYIRSQGMDSGQVGLVFGAQALANAVSRLPSGRFSDRIADRSILVKGGLLFFALAVAAFGVCRGLMPLMVSAAFMGISMGVAFTAIGALIADSVPRAQRGLAMGCYNTCVYIGMMMSAGVMGGVVKHHGFPAAFFTTGSVGAAILFMFIMLYRRRLPSATESSML; from the coding sequence GTGACCAGCAGCAGTGCCGGCGGCGCGGAGGAGCAGCGTCCCGGAAAACTTTTACTCATCGCCTGTATCATCAGCTTTGTCTGCTTCTTCGGCTCCTACATGCGGATCCCCGTCGTCCCCCTCTTTGCGGCGTCTCTCGGGGCCGATTCGGTGCAGGTGGGGTTCATCAACGCCGCCTTCATGCTCATGGCCGGTGTCCTCTCCATCCCCTCCGGCATCGTCTCGGACCGCCTCGGTCGGCGGGTGCCCCTCCTGGGTGGCATGCTCCTCCTTTCCGCTTCCTCCTTCCTCCTTCACTGGTGCAGGTCCCCCCTGGAGATGGGGGTGGTGTATCTACTCTTCGGTGTCGGACTCTCCGCCTTCTCTCCCACCCTCATGTCCTATGTCGCCGACGTCACACCTCAACACCTCCTCGGGCAGGCGTACGGCTGGTACACCATGGCGGTGTACGGCGGCATGACGGTGGGACCTGCGGCAGGCGGCTTTCTGGGGAAGGTCCTGGGCCTTCCCCAGGTTTTCCCCGTGGCAGGGACGCTGATCCTTTTCATGTTTTTCGTGGCAGCCTTTTTCCTTCCCGCTCCCCCCCAGCATGCCGCGGCGGAGCGTCAGCGCCTCCTCCCGGCTCTGTCTGCCCTGCGCAAAAACCGCCCCTTTCTCGCCTGTCAGGTCGCGACACTCGGCACCTGCTTCGGTTTCGGCATGTTCGTGACCTTCATGCCGCTGTACATCCGCAGCCAGGGGATGGACTCGGGGCAGGTGGGGCTCGTCTTCGGCGCGCAGGCCCTGGCGAACGCCGTATCCCGTCTCCCTTCCGGCCGTTTCAGCGACCGTATCGCCGATCGCAGCATCCTCGTGAAGGGCGGGCTCCTCTTCTTTGCCCTGGCGGTTGCCGCCTTCGGCGTCTGCCGCGGTCTCATGCCTCTCATGGTGAGCGCCGCCTTCATGGGGATAAGCATGGGGGTCGCCTTCACCGCCATCGGAGCTCTCATCGCCGACTCGGTGCCGCGCGCCCAGAGGGGGCTGGCGATGGGATGCTACAACACCTGTGTGTACATCGGCATGATGATGAGTGCCGGCGTCATGGGGGGAGTGGTAAAGCACCATGGCTTCCCGGCAGCGTTTTTCACGACCGGTTCGGTCGGCGCTGCCATTCTTTTCATGTTCATCATGCTCTACCGGCGACGGCTTCCATCTGCGACGGAATCCTCTATGCTTTAG
- a CDS encoding DnaJ C-terminal domain-containing protein, translating into MAATYQDYYKTLGVGKTASQDEIQKAYRKLARKYHPDINKAADAEENFKGINEAYEVLGDPQKRQMYDQYGSAWSAAGQGGQGFRPPPGGHDTHYSFRSGDPESFSQFFQDLFGGGWEGHASDEMWGGGVRRHRGRDHEATLDISLHDAFHGGKKTVQLERLEYEADGRAHRVKKSYEVNVPRGVTEGSLIRLAGQGGLGSGGGADGDLFLKVHILPDPRFQLQEHDLVTTLKVSPWEAALGAKVPVPTVDGLVNLSIPPGTQSGQTLRLRGKGMPITPNSFGDLLAEVHIMVPSTLSSRERELLEELARESRFNPRQ; encoded by the coding sequence ATGGCAGCGACCTACCAGGACTATTACAAGACACTCGGCGTCGGCAAGACCGCGAGCCAGGACGAGATCCAGAAGGCGTACCGGAAGCTGGCCCGGAAATACCACCCCGACATAAACAAGGCGGCTGACGCAGAAGAGAACTTCAAGGGAATCAACGAGGCGTACGAGGTCCTCGGCGACCCGCAGAAGCGCCAGATGTACGACCAGTATGGCAGCGCCTGGAGTGCCGCCGGACAAGGGGGGCAAGGATTCCGCCCGCCCCCCGGCGGCCACGATACGCACTACTCCTTCCGCAGCGGCGATCCCGAATCGTTCAGCCAGTTTTTCCAGGACCTCTTCGGCGGCGGGTGGGAGGGGCATGCGAGCGACGAGATGTGGGGGGGCGGAGTACGCCGGCACCGCGGCCGTGACCACGAGGCGACGCTGGACATCTCCCTGCACGACGCATTTCACGGCGGGAAGAAAACGGTACAACTGGAGCGCCTTGAATACGAGGCGGACGGCAGGGCGCACAGGGTGAAGAAGAGCTACGAGGTAAATGTGCCGCGAGGGGTGACCGAAGGCTCCCTCATCCGCCTCGCCGGGCAGGGTGGGCTCGGCAGCGGCGGGGGGGCCGACGGCGACCTTTTCCTCAAGGTGCACATCCTCCCCGACCCGCGGTTCCAGTTGCAGGAGCACGACCTCGTCACCACGCTTAAGGTCTCGCCGTGGGAGGCCGCCCTCGGCGCGAAGGTCCCGGTGCCGACTGTGGATGGCCTGGTCAATCTCTCCATTCCGCCGGGGACGCAGAGCGGGCAGACGCTGCGGCTGCGGGGAAAAGGGATGCCGATCACCCCGAACTCCTTTGGCGATCTGCTCGCCGAGGTGCACATCATGGTACCAAGCACCCTTAGCAGCCGGGAGAGAGAGCTTTTAGAGGAACTGGCGCGCGAGTCGCGGTTCAACCCGCGGCAGTAG
- a CDS encoding AEC family transporter yields the protein MENFVLIGVCVLVGMLFRRLEAFPKDTAQSLNMFALYLSLPALVLLKAPQITFSSDMLAAALIPWGMLFLSVALVLAGARLWSWPRATVGVLLLVVPLGNTSFMGVPVVQAFFGSAGLPYLIIYDQFGTMLIFATYGSLILALYGRESAVTVAGVAKRMLLFPPTIALVLGLAVRNWVYPKTLVLVLQSVAATLVPVVMTAIGFQLQLRLPRRVSLPMSYGLAIKLLAAPLAALLFCRVAGISGGACNVSIIEAGTPPMVTAGALAVIAGMEADLAVALVGFGIVLSFATLPLLYWLVR from the coding sequence ATGGAAAACTTTGTACTGATCGGTGTCTGCGTCCTCGTCGGGATGCTCTTTCGCCGCCTGGAGGCATTCCCGAAGGATACGGCGCAGTCGTTGAACATGTTCGCGCTTTACCTTTCCCTGCCGGCGCTCGTGCTGCTGAAGGCGCCGCAGATCACCTTCTCCAGCGACATGCTGGCAGCGGCGCTTATCCCGTGGGGGATGCTCTTTCTCTCCGTGGCCCTCGTCCTTGCCGGTGCGCGGCTGTGGAGCTGGCCGCGCGCGACGGTAGGTGTCCTCCTGCTGGTGGTCCCCCTCGGCAACACCTCCTTCATGGGGGTTCCGGTGGTGCAGGCGTTCTTCGGGAGCGCCGGGCTGCCGTACCTCATCATCTACGACCAGTTCGGCACCATGCTGATCTTCGCCACCTACGGCTCCCTCATCCTCGCCCTCTACGGCCGCGAGAGCGCCGTCACCGTGGCGGGTGTGGCCAAACGGATGCTCCTCTTTCCCCCCACCATAGCCCTTGTGCTCGGACTCGCCGTGCGGAACTGGGTGTATCCGAAGACGCTGGTGCTGGTGCTGCAGAGCGTGGCGGCGACGCTGGTGCCCGTCGTCATGACGGCGATAGGATTTCAGCTGCAGCTGCGGCTGCCGCGCCGCGTGTCGCTCCCCATGAGCTACGGACTGGCCATAAAGCTCCTCGCAGCACCACTTGCCGCTCTCCTTTTCTGCCGCGTCGCCGGGATAAGTGGCGGTGCCTGCAACGTCTCCATCATCGAGGCGGGAACCCCGCCGATGGTGACCGCCGGTGCCCTGGCGGTCATCGCAGGGATGGAGGCCGACCTCGCGGTCGCGCTGGTCGGCTTCGGCATCGTCCTCTCCTTCGCGACCCTCCCCCTGCTCTACTGGCTGGTGCGGTAG
- a CDS encoding epoxyqueuosine reductase: MVQTIARVISDFVKHSSENRLPGTREPFFLDPLIGFAAAADPIFTEYKTIIGEFHQTPQEVLTAAHGSDARAVTVISWVLPISPDIRASNRREKTFPSREWALTRQYGESFNEELRRHVVEWLTRAGYRAVAPQLAPGWKQYKVSPVGFASTWSERHVAYAAGLGTFSLNDGLITSMGIAHRLGSVVTDMIVTPTPRSAPDHRANCLWYRDGSCGACMRRCPVGAITEGGHDKKACFEYVYHAVTEAIGRPYRIEQTGCGLCQTGVPCETCIPEKC; the protein is encoded by the coding sequence ATGGTACAGACCATAGCGAGGGTGATCAGCGACTTCGTGAAGCACTCTTCGGAAAATCGCCTGCCCGGGACCCGCGAGCCGTTCTTTTTGGACCCGCTGATCGGATTTGCGGCCGCCGCCGATCCGATCTTTACGGAGTACAAGACGATCATCGGGGAGTTCCACCAGACGCCGCAGGAAGTGCTCACCGCCGCCCACGGGTCCGACGCCCGTGCCGTGACCGTCATATCGTGGGTGCTGCCGATCTCCCCCGATATCCGTGCCAGCAACCGGCGGGAAAAAACCTTTCCGTCCCGGGAGTGGGCGCTGACCCGCCAGTACGGCGAATCGTTCAACGAGGAGCTGCGCCGGCACGTGGTGGAGTGGCTGACCCGCGCGGGGTACCGGGCCGTTGCACCACAGCTCGCTCCGGGGTGGAAGCAGTACAAGGTTTCCCCCGTCGGCTTCGCCTCGACCTGGTCGGAGAGGCACGTGGCCTACGCCGCCGGACTCGGGACTTTCAGCCTCAATGACGGACTCATAACGTCGATGGGGATCGCGCACCGGCTCGGGAGCGTGGTGACAGACATGATCGTTACCCCCACCCCCCGTTCAGCACCGGACCACCGGGCCAACTGCCTCTGGTACCGCGACGGGAGCTGCGGCGCCTGCATGCGGCGCTGCCCGGTAGGGGCGATCACGGAGGGGGGGCACGACAAGAAGGCGTGCTTTGAGTACGTCTACCACGCTGTTACCGAGGCGATAGGGCGCCCGTACCGCATCGAGCAGACCGGCTGTGGGCTGTGCCAGACGGGAGTGCCGTGCGAGACGTGCATTCCGGAGAAGTGCTGA
- a CDS encoding MarR family winged helix-turn-helix transcriptional regulator, with translation MTEKRTTFTDAEKRALDAYTKLMRAAESVTSRTARHMAAADLTVSQFGVLEALYHKGPLCQRDIASKILKSSGNITVVIDNLEKRGLVRRERGAEDRRYITIYLTDGGDALITGLFPRIMEAIVAEMGILNANEQEELARLCRSIGLRDRSSNGRK, from the coding sequence ATGACAGAGAAGCGGACGACATTTACCGATGCAGAAAAAAGGGCTCTCGACGCCTACACGAAACTCATGCGGGCTGCCGAGTCCGTCACCTCCCGGACCGCCCGCCACATGGCTGCAGCGGATCTGACGGTAAGCCAGTTCGGGGTGCTGGAGGCGCTGTACCACAAAGGACCTCTCTGCCAGCGTGACATCGCCTCGAAGATATTGAAGAGCAGCGGCAACATCACGGTGGTCATCGACAACCTGGAAAAGCGCGGGCTGGTAAGGCGTGAGCGTGGCGCGGAAGATCGCCGCTACATCACCATCTATCTGACTGACGGTGGGGACGCACTGATAACCGGCCTTTTTCCGCGAATCATGGAAGCGATAGTGGCGGAGATGGGGATTCTGAACGCAAATGAGCAGGAGGAACTGGCCCGGCTGTGCCGGAGCATCGGCCTGAGGGACAGGAGCAGCAACGGCAGGAAATAG
- a CDS encoding YceI family protein → MKGTIIRFLAALAIFAVPSLASADSWTIDQEHSSVGFKVRHLMVSNVRGDFGKFSGAIQIDDKDLRNSKVDVIIDTASVNTGVAKRDAHLRSADFFDVERFPTMTFVSQRVERVGADRLKVHGQLTLHGVTRPVVLDVEGPTKALKDPWGNLKRGASAVTTINRKDFGLTWNKAIESGGVAVGDEVTIALEVELLKK, encoded by the coding sequence ATGAAAGGTACAATTATCAGGTTTTTAGCAGCACTCGCCATCTTTGCAGTGCCGTCTCTCGCCTCGGCAGACTCCTGGACCATAGACCAGGAACATTCCAGTGTGGGATTCAAGGTGCGTCACCTCATGGTCTCCAACGTCAGAGGAGATTTCGGTAAATTCAGCGGCGCGATCCAGATCGACGACAAGGACCTGCGCAACTCCAAAGTGGATGTCATCATAGACACCGCTTCCGTAAATACCGGCGTCGCCAAGAGGGATGCCCATCTCAGGAGCGCAGACTTTTTTGACGTGGAAAGATTCCCCACGATGACCTTTGTGTCGCAGCGGGTTGAGAGAGTCGGGGCCGACCGTCTCAAGGTGCACGGACAGCTGACCCTGCATGGCGTGACGAGGCCGGTGGTGCTCGATGTGGAAGGCCCGACGAAGGCGCTCAAAGATCCGTGGGGAAACCTGAAACGTGGCGCTTCTGCGGTGACTACCATCAACCGGAAAGATTTCGGTCTGACCTGGAACAAAGCGATAGAGAGTGGCGGGGTTGCGGTTGGAGACGAAGTGACGATCGCCCTGGAAGTCGAGCTCCTCAAGAAGTAG
- a CDS encoding TetR/AcrR family transcriptional regulator, whose protein sequence is MEKRDTKAEIITAGTAMISLQGYNATGIDAVLKQVGVPKGSFYHYFGSKEEFGLAIIDRFAERYDQRLHTFLQDEEVTPLNRIRNYLESGLARLEQNQCSKGCLIGNLGQELADQNERFRARLDAIFGNWKERFAACLREAQNAGELTRDVDAETVAGFILSGWEGAILRAKVMKSPQPLRDFISILFSCVLCKGKESRD, encoded by the coding sequence ATGGAAAAGCGAGACACGAAAGCGGAAATAATAACTGCGGGCACGGCAATGATCTCGCTGCAGGGGTACAATGCCACCGGTATCGACGCCGTGCTGAAGCAGGTGGGGGTACCGAAGGGGTCGTTCTATCACTACTTCGGGAGCAAGGAGGAGTTTGGCCTTGCCATCATCGACCGCTTCGCCGAGCGGTACGACCAGCGGCTGCACACCTTTTTGCAGGACGAAGAAGTGACCCCGCTGAACCGGATACGAAATTACCTGGAGAGCGGACTTGCCCGCCTCGAGCAGAACCAGTGCAGCAAAGGATGCCTTATCGGGAATCTCGGCCAGGAGCTCGCGGATCAGAACGAGCGGTTTCGCGCGAGGCTGGATGCCATCTTCGGCAACTGGAAGGAGCGCTTTGCGGCGTGTCTGCGGGAGGCGCAGAACGCTGGGGAACTGACCCGGGACGTGGATGCGGAGACGGTGGCCGGCTTCATCCTCTCAGGGTGGGAAGGCGCGATACTGAGGGCGAAGGTCATGAAGTCCCCCCAGCCGCTGCGCGATTTCATCTCCATTCTCTTCTCCTGCGTGTTGTGCAAGGGGAAAGAGAGTCGTGATTGA
- a CDS encoding Hsp20/alpha crystallin family protein: MASWDIFRELDSLRREMDEAFRGVGFNRPMAASFLSPQAARRFPLVNLSEDEGHVYLEALLPGVDPKQTELSVLRNSVSISGERKPFAEQRGQIVHRSELGSGKFTRTLEIPVDINPDNISAQYNDGILRITMPKAEHVRPKKIDISVS; encoded by the coding sequence ATGGCAAGTTGGGACATTTTCAGGGAGTTGGACAGTCTGAGAAGAGAGATGGACGAGGCTTTCCGCGGCGTCGGCTTCAACCGTCCGATGGCTGCAAGCTTCTTGTCACCGCAGGCAGCACGGCGCTTCCCGCTGGTGAACCTGAGCGAGGATGAAGGGCACGTCTACCTCGAGGCTCTGCTCCCCGGAGTCGATCCGAAGCAGACTGAACTCTCCGTCCTGAGAAACAGCGTCTCCATCAGCGGCGAGAGGAAGCCTTTTGCAGAGCAGCGCGGACAGATCGTGCACCGCAGCGAGCTTGGCTCCGGCAAGTTCACCCGCACCCTCGAGATCCCGGTCGACATCAACCCCGACAACATCAGCGCCCAGTACAACGACGGGATTCTCCGGATCACCATGCCGAAAGCGGAACACGTGCGCCCCAAAAAGATCGACATCAGCGTCTCCTAA